The Arachis ipaensis cultivar K30076 chromosome B05, Araip1.1, whole genome shotgun sequence nucleotide sequence cttttttctcCCTCTGCTGAAAAATGAGTAATGAGGAGGATTGGGATCTCTTTGCCATAGTTAGAAGCTGCAAAGCTGCAAACAACACTGCACAAACTCCACAAGACACAACAACAAAAACTAGTAGTAATAGCATCATGTCTACTTCTTCTACAACTTGCTTGGCCACTACTACTATCACTGCAGAACAAAATGATGGTCCATTTTCTTCTAACAATTTTGTGCAACCCAGGACCAATGGTTTCCAAGAGTTAGAACAATTGCTCAATACCTTTAAccccaccatcaccaccaccaccactaccactaGTGCCCATGGCATCAATTCTAATAATCCTCTCACTTTTCCTCATTTCATTGCACTGCCATCCACCCTTGGAGCCTCCACTTCTGGTTTTGATGATAGattccaccaccaccaacaacatcaacaaaagcAGCATAATCTACTACAGGTTCAAGTTCCCCAAACTAGTACAACTACTTCTCTGACTTTATTACCAAGCTCAGAATCACAATCACAATCACAAACGCAAACACCCAGATCAAGAAAAAGGTAAATA carries:
- the LOC107641541 gene encoding probable WRKY transcription factor 27, whose protein sequence is MSNEEDWDLFAIVRSCKAANNTAQTPQDTTTKTSSNSIMSTSSTTCLATTTITAEQNDGPFSSNNFVQPRTNGFQELEQLLNTFNPTITTTTTTTSAHGINSNNPLTFPHFIALPSTLGASTSGFDDRFHHHQQHQQKQHNLLQVQVPQTSTTTSLTLLPSSESQSQSQTQTPRSRKRKSQQKRMVCHVTADNLSSDLWAWRKYGQKPIKGSPYPRNYYRCSSCKGCVARKQVERSLSDPTMFVVTYTGEHKHAKPAHRNSLAGSTRKPSTPRLAETQENNDTKNPNNNNKNNNPDEKAQNSIKYLIGGV